In Candidatus Cetobacterium colombiensis, one genomic interval encodes:
- a CDS encoding YjjW family glycine radical enzyme activase translates to MSLKGKVNKIIKFSNVDGPGNRMAIFFQKCNFNCEYCHNPETINLCKNCGLCIEGCPTKALNLKEKKIEWNEELCCECDKCTKICPHNSSPKIYSYTIDDLLEKIEKVKPFIKGITVSGGESTLQADFIAELFIQVKKKWPKLTCFVDTNGGVNLKDEKYKKLVENTDFFMLDIKAWDKVEHLNITGKDVDTVIENLYFLRDINKLFEVRSVIVSERINNRLTVEHVSRIISEKETRYKIIKYRNYGVRENMKSNLFSPTDQELKELEEIAKENGVKNTLII, encoded by the coding sequence ATGTCATTAAAAGGAAAAGTTAATAAAATAATAAAATTTTCAAATGTAGATGGTCCCGGAAATAGAATGGCTATATTTTTTCAAAAATGTAATTTTAATTGTGAATATTGTCATAATCCAGAGACAATAAATCTTTGTAAAAACTGTGGATTGTGTATTGAAGGATGCCCTACAAAAGCTTTAAACTTAAAAGAAAAAAAGATTGAATGGAATGAAGAACTTTGTTGTGAATGTGATAAATGTACAAAAATTTGTCCGCACAATTCGTCTCCTAAAATTTATAGCTATACAATAGATGACTTATTAGAAAAGATAGAGAAAGTAAAACCTTTTATAAAAGGCATTACTGTTAGTGGTGGAGAGAGCACTTTACAGGCTGATTTTATTGCAGAGTTATTTATTCAAGTAAAGAAAAAATGGCCAAAGTTAACTTGTTTTGTAGATACCAATGGTGGAGTAAATTTAAAAGATGAAAAATATAAAAAGTTAGTAGAAAATACAGACTTCTTTATGTTAGATATAAAAGCTTGGGATAAAGTTGAACATTTAAATATAACTGGAAAAGATGTAGATACTGTCATTGAAAATTTATATTTTTTAAGAGATATAAATAAATTATTTGAAGTTAGAAGTGTAATAGTTTCAGAAAGAATAAATAATAGATTAACAGTAGAACATGTTTCTAGAATAATATCAGAAAAAGAGACTAGATATAAGATAATAAAATATAGAAACTATGGAGTTAGAGAAAATATGAAAAGTAATTTATTTTCTCCAACAGATCAAGAGTTAAAAGAATTAGAAGAGATTGCAAAAGAAAATGGAGTAAAAAACACCCTGATAATATAG
- a CDS encoding sigma-70 family RNA polymerase sigma factor, giving the protein MVNREDILLAKQGDIESIEKIVLEYKNLIYIRNKTLFLKGAEKEDLVQEGMIGLMKAIRSFDENRSACFSTFASLCIKRQIITAVKNYNSEKNKNLNAAMQGDGYSELEELIRYSRPSLKYYTPEQIVIGKELMKLLKSFLKKNLSELEKDVFHFMVKGYGYLEIAEKLEKEPKAIDNSIQRIKKKVIIFLKKYNKS; this is encoded by the coding sequence ATGGTTAACAGAGAGGATATTTTATTAGCTAAACAAGGAGATATAGAATCTATTGAAAAAATAGTTTTAGAGTATAAAAATCTTATATACATTAGAAATAAAACTTTGTTTTTAAAAGGAGCTGAGAAAGAAGATTTAGTTCAAGAGGGAATGATTGGTTTAATGAAAGCAATAAGATCTTTTGATGAAAATAGAAGTGCTTGTTTTAGCACTTTTGCTTCACTTTGTATAAAACGTCAAATAATAACGGCGGTAAAAAATTATAATTCAGAAAAGAATAAAAACTTAAATGCTGCAATGCAAGGAGATGGATATTCTGAATTAGAGGAGTTAATAAGGTACAGTAGACCTTCCCTAAAATATTATACACCAGAACAGATTGTAATAGGAAAAGAGCTTATGAAATTGTTGAAAAGTTTTTTAAAAAAGAATCTAAGTGAGTTGGAAAAAGATGTTTTTCATTTTATGGTAAAAGGGTATGGATATTTAGAGATAGCTGAAAAATTAGAAAAGGAACCTAAAGCGATTGATAATTCAATTCAAAGAATAAAAAAGAAGGTAATTATTTTTTTAAAAAAATATAATAAAAGTTGA
- a CDS encoding patatin-like phospholipase family protein: MLKKLFTLTFFIFLSIFSNLFSDTPEDIEIEKLKQQIKLIQSKIKKLETKKIEKFKEEEKQPKIGLVLSGGGAKGFAHIGVLKVLEENNIKVDFITGTSMGALIGALYSAGYTPNQIEQLVLDIDWQETFNDSPNISDISIDQKSMMKNYNLSLKYDNSLNFALPKGIKNTQKIYLALKNLLWNVEQTRDFKKLPIPLEIIATDLNTGKAKAFNNGDLAQVITASISIPTIFDPVKIGDNYYVDGLLSRNFPVEDAFNLGADIVIGVDVGTSLQKKEDYDILAVADQIVAIQSTSSTKKQRDLATILIDPDISDFKTTDFNNFKEIEVLGEVAARKQLDKILSFGPKPNKRKSSLQSKKNFTLENLEIITESNNNNHKEIVQSLFKDSIGSNLNPDNLQDLMLKTYSLNFVNKIYYSFKDNTLKLQIEENPTNIVGIGVDYQTDYGTTFSVGTDISSFGKFGSLSTIEATFGDYLGLDLKNFSYYGVSNKVGILTSINYEENPFFIYHKKKKIGSYKSRVTKLEGAFVTQYSNLFLFSYGASLNYASLNPEIKNIFDSSIRYSKSYGDVFFNINWDKTNSFSFPTKGFKGEISQRWGGNLGKDNLNFLLSNYISSNYLPITDTTSLTAKFFGGNITGDDILPDKYIKLGGLSDDLSYNTFAFSGYYFQEKYLSSLFGISLGAQHKILENLYISANWDFATYKFANENFNDDLNSILWKDYSQGAGVTLSYLSLVGPIKFNISKAQESHNILFQLSFGYKFD, translated from the coding sequence ATGCTAAAAAAATTATTTACATTAACTTTTTTTATATTTTTAAGTATTTTTTCTAATCTTTTTTCCGATACTCCTGAAGATATTGAAATTGAAAAATTAAAACAACAAATAAAATTAATTCAATCAAAAATAAAAAAATTAGAAACTAAAAAAATAGAAAAATTTAAGGAAGAAGAAAAACAACCTAAAATAGGGTTAGTTTTAAGTGGTGGTGGAGCTAAGGGATTTGCCCACATTGGTGTTTTAAAAGTTTTAGAAGAAAATAATATTAAAGTAGATTTTATAACTGGTACAAGTATGGGGGCACTTATTGGAGCTCTTTATTCTGCAGGGTATACTCCAAACCAAATTGAACAATTAGTTTTAGATATTGATTGGCAAGAAACTTTTAATGATAGTCCAAATATTAGCGACATATCTATTGATCAAAAATCTATGATGAAAAATTATAATCTTTCATTAAAATATGATAATTCACTTAATTTTGCACTACCAAAAGGAATTAAAAATACTCAAAAAATATATTTAGCTTTGAAAAATTTACTTTGGAATGTTGAACAAACTAGAGATTTTAAAAAGCTGCCTATTCCACTTGAAATTATTGCTACAGACTTAAATACAGGAAAAGCTAAAGCTTTTAATAATGGAGATTTAGCACAAGTTATAACAGCAAGTATTTCTATTCCAACTATTTTTGATCCTGTAAAAATTGGTGATAATTATTATGTAGATGGCCTTTTATCTAGAAATTTTCCAGTGGAAGACGCCTTTAATTTAGGGGCAGATATTGTTATTGGAGTCGATGTTGGAACTTCATTACAAAAAAAAGAGGATTATGATATTTTAGCTGTTGCCGATCAAATAGTTGCTATTCAAAGTACTAGTTCTACTAAAAAACAAAGAGATTTAGCTACTATTCTTATTGATCCCGATATTTCTGATTTTAAAACTACTGATTTTAATAATTTTAAAGAAATTGAGGTTTTAGGCGAAGTGGCAGCTAGAAAGCAATTAGATAAAATCCTATCTTTTGGTCCTAAACCAAATAAAAGAAAATCATCATTGCAGTCTAAAAAGAATTTCACCCTAGAAAATTTAGAAATTATAACAGAATCAAATAATAACAATCATAAAGAAATTGTCCAATCTCTTTTTAAAGATTCTATTGGAAGCAATTTAAATCCCGATAATTTACAAGATCTTATGTTAAAAACATATAGCTTAAATTTTGTTAATAAAATTTATTATTCATTTAAAGATAATACACTAAAATTACAAATAGAAGAAAATCCAACTAATATTGTGGGAATTGGTGTTGATTATCAAACTGATTATGGAACAACATTCTCTGTTGGAACAGATATAAGCTCTTTTGGAAAATTTGGTAGTTTATCTACTATAGAAGCGACATTTGGAGATTATTTAGGACTTGATTTGAAAAATTTCTCTTATTACGGTGTTTCTAATAAAGTTGGAATTTTGACTAGTATCAATTATGAAGAAAATCCATTTTTCATATACCATAAAAAGAAAAAAATCGGTAGTTATAAAAGTAGAGTTACTAAATTAGAAGGTGCTTTTGTCACTCAGTATTCTAACTTATTTCTATTTTCTTATGGAGCTTCACTAAATTATGCTAGTTTAAATCCTGAAATTAAAAATATTTTTGATTCGTCTATTCGATATTCTAAAAGTTATGGTGATGTGTTTTTTAATATTAACTGGGATAAAACAAATTCTTTCTCCTTTCCTACAAAAGGGTTTAAAGGAGAAATTTCTCAAAGATGGGGAGGAAATTTAGGGAAAGATAACTTAAACTTTTTGTTATCAAACTATATATCTTCTAATTATCTTCCTATAACAGATACAACGAGTTTAACGGCTAAATTCTTTGGTGGAAATATAACTGGAGATGATATTCTACCTGATAAATATATTAAATTAGGTGGTTTATCTGATGATCTTTCTTATAATACATTTGCCTTTAGCGGTTATTATTTCCAAGAGAAATATCTTTCTTCTCTTTTTGGAATTAGTTTAGGAGCTCAACATAAAATTTTAGAAAATTTATATATCAGTGCTAATTGGGATTTTGCAACTTATAAATTTGCTAACGAAAATTTTAATGACGATTTAAACTCTATTCTTTGGAAAGATTATTCTCAAGGAGCGGGAGTTACTCTAAGTTATTTAAGTTTAGTTGGTCCCATAAAATTCAATATTTCTAAAGCTCAAGAATCACATAATATACTATTTCAACTTAGTTTTGGATATAAATTTGATTAA
- the asnS gene encoding asparagine--tRNA ligase → MKQLVKTLYRDTEKYINKEVELSGWVKKIRSQKNFGFIEINDGSFFKGVQIVFDTNLPNFDEVSRLSISSSIIVKGVVVESQGAGQTFEIQAKEIEVFQKADLDYPLQNKRHSFEFLRTIAHLRPRTNTFSAVFRVRSVLAYAIHKFFQENGFVYTHTPIITGSDCEGAGEMFRVTTLDLNNVPKTEDGKVDTTKDFFGKETNLTVSGQLNGETYCSAFRNIYTFGPTFRAEQSNTSRHAAEFWMIEPEIAFADLEANMELAEAMVKYVIKYVMDECPEEMEFFNQFIEKGLFDKLNNVLNNEFGRVTYTEAIEILLNSGKKFDYPVKWGIDLQSEHERFLSEEHFKRPVFVTDYPKEIKSFYMKLNEDGKTVRAMDLLAPGIGEIIGGSQREDILEVLEERMAEVGLNKEDYEFYLDLRRFGSFPHSGYGLGFERMIMYVTGITNIRDVIPFPRTPNNAEF, encoded by the coding sequence ATGAAGCAATTAGTAAAAACTCTTTATAGAGACACAGAAAAATACATAAACAAAGAAGTAGAGTTATCTGGTTGGGTAAAGAAAATAAGATCACAAAAAAACTTTGGATTTATAGAAATAAATGACGGAAGTTTTTTTAAAGGTGTTCAAATTGTATTTGATACAAACTTACCAAATTTTGATGAAGTTTCAAGATTATCAATATCATCATCAATTATAGTAAAAGGAGTTGTAGTAGAATCTCAAGGTGCAGGACAGACTTTTGAAATTCAAGCTAAAGAAATTGAAGTTTTTCAAAAAGCAGATTTAGATTATCCTTTACAAAATAAAAGACATTCTTTTGAATTTTTAAGAACAATAGCACATTTAAGACCAAGAACAAATACATTCTCAGCTGTATTTAGAGTAAGATCTGTTTTAGCATATGCTATTCACAAATTCTTCCAAGAGAATGGATTTGTTTATACACATACTCCAATTATAACAGGGTCAGATTGTGAAGGAGCAGGAGAGATGTTTAGAGTAACAACTCTTGATTTAAACAATGTTCCTAAAACAGAAGATGGAAAAGTTGACACAACAAAAGATTTTTTTGGAAAAGAAACTAACTTAACAGTAAGTGGACAATTAAACGGAGAAACTTATTGTTCAGCTTTTAGAAATATTTATACATTTGGACCTACATTTAGAGCGGAACAATCAAATACATCTAGACATGCTGCTGAATTCTGGATGATAGAGCCTGAAATAGCATTCGCAGATTTAGAAGCTAATATGGAATTAGCAGAAGCAATGGTTAAGTATGTAATTAAATATGTTATGGATGAATGTCCAGAAGAAATGGAATTTTTCAATCAATTTATAGAAAAGGGATTATTTGATAAATTAAATAACGTTTTAAATAATGAGTTTGGAAGAGTAACATATACAGAAGCTATTGAAATATTATTAAACTCTGGAAAGAAATTTGATTATCCAGTAAAATGGGGAATTGATTTACAAAGTGAGCATGAGAGATTCTTATCAGAAGAGCATTTTAAAAGACCAGTGTTTGTAACAGACTATCCAAAGGAAATAAAGTCGTTTTATATGAAACTAAATGAAGATGGAAAAACTGTAAGAGCAATGGATTTATTAGCACCTGGAATTGGAGAAATCATAGGAGGTTCTCAAAGAGAGGACATCTTAGAAGTGTTAGAAGAAAGAATGGCTGAGGTTGGATTAAATAAAGAAGATTATGAATTCTACTTAGATTTAAGAAGATTCGGAAGTTTCCCACATTCAGGATATGGATTAGGATTTGAAAGAATGATAATGTATGTAACAGGAATTACAAACATAAGAGACGTAATACCGTTCCCTAGAACTCCAAATAACGCAGAGTTTTAA
- a CDS encoding DUF896 domain-containing protein, producing the protein MEMKDIIEMVNYFSSEAKKRQLTAEETLEREKYRKLYLEQFKAQVRQKLDSIEIVDESKMI; encoded by the coding sequence ATGGAAATGAAAGATATTATAGAAATGGTTAATTATTTTTCTAGCGAAGCAAAAAAAAGACAGCTAACAGCTGAAGAAACACTTGAGAGAGAAAAATATAGAAAATTATACTTAGAACAATTTAAAGCACAGGTTAGACAAAAATTAGATAGCATCGAAATTGTCGATGAATCAAAGATGATATAG
- the aroA gene encoding 3-phosphoshikimate 1-carboxyvinyltransferase: MNNYFQPEPIGNFNVTVNIPGSKSITNRALILSALSGKKVILKNILLSDDTKYMIDALKVLNNKIELDEINKTIVITGNKNPKYDNIELFIGNAGTAMRFLSSYLATGEGTATLYGNKRMNERPIKDLVDSLTQLGVKVEYLNNYGYPPIKIISKGVNSKSVSIDGSKSSQYISSILMAAPNFKSPIDIKLTGKIVSKPYINMTLDMMKDFGIEFSLNENSIKIMPQEYSCSEYLIEGDMSSASYFLAMALISNSTVKLNNFFQNSIQGDSKFLDILIKMGLSIVEFTNTSITVKGIPSYEGIEISMNDTPDVAQTLAVVALFATTPTKVWDVENMRIKETDRISALKNEISKINGEFIEFKDGFSINPKPQDCYTGNYLETYDDHRMAMSLCLIGLKVPNIKILDPQCVSKTFPNFFEEFCKIYKED, translated from the coding sequence ATGAATAATTATTTTCAACCAGAACCAATTGGTAATTTTAACGTTACTGTTAATATTCCAGGTTCTAAATCTATTACAAACAGAGCACTTATTCTTTCAGCTCTATCTGGAAAAAAAGTTATTTTAAAAAATATTCTTTTAAGTGATGATACTAAATATATGATTGATGCATTAAAAGTTTTAAATAATAAAATAGAACTTGATGAAATTAATAAAACAATAGTAATAACAGGAAATAAAAATCCGAAATATGATAATATCGAACTTTTCATTGGAAATGCTGGAACAGCAATGAGATTTTTAAGTTCGTATCTTGCCACAGGAGAAGGAACTGCAACTCTTTATGGTAATAAACGAATGAACGAAAGACCTATTAAAGATTTAGTTGATTCTTTAACTCAGTTGGGTGTAAAGGTAGAATATTTAAATAACTATGGTTATCCTCCAATTAAAATAATTTCTAAGGGTGTTAACTCTAAATCTGTTTCAATTGATGGAAGCAAAAGTAGCCAATATATCTCTTCAATTCTTATGGCTGCTCCAAACTTCAAGTCACCTATTGATATTAAATTAACTGGTAAAATAGTATCTAAGCCTTATATTAATATGACTTTAGATATGATGAAAGACTTTGGAATAGAATTTTCATTAAATGAAAATTCTATTAAAATTATGCCTCAAGAATATTCATGTTCTGAATATTTAATTGAAGGAGACATGTCTTCTGCTTCATATTTTTTAGCTATGGCTTTAATTTCTAATTCAACAGTTAAACTCAATAATTTTTTCCAAAATAGTATTCAAGGTGATTCTAAATTTTTAGATATTTTAATTAAAATGGGATTATCTATTGTTGAATTTACAAATACTTCTATAACAGTAAAAGGTATTCCTAGTTATGAAGGAATTGAAATAAGCATGAATGATACACCAGATGTCGCTCAAACTCTAGCCGTAGTTGCTCTTTTTGCTACAACACCAACTAAGGTCTGGGACGTAGAAAATATGAGAATTAAAGAAACTGATAGAATTTCCGCTTTAAAAAATGAAATTTCAAAAATCAACGGGGAATTTATTGAATTTAAAGATGGATTCTCTATCAATCCAAAACCTCAAGATTGTTACACAGGAAATTATCTAGAAACTTATGATGATCATCGTATGGCTATGTCTTTATGTTTAATTGGACTTAAAGTTCCAAATATAAAAATTTTAGATCCTCAATGTGTTTCAAAAACTTTCCCTAATTTTTTTGAAGAGTTTTGCAAAATTTACAAGGAGGATTGA
- a CDS encoding YjjI family glycine radical enzyme translates to MILETIKSQKITFEQKVVALARLAEGSIEVLNKSEALKKYIEDGIICDLFEGNAPYRPRYIVPDYDIFMEQGSKFLNIDKPTNIWEAVHGLLILYKHVPSITTMPVYLGNIDYLLEPFIKDEDEAYLAIKLFLKHIDSTITDSFCHANIGPKETKAGLLILKAMRELELPTPNLTIKYTEETTGRISVEAIKTALVTAKPSFANDKIFRDDFKGEYGIVSCYNGLKVGGGANTLVRVRLGALSKLAQSKEDFLIRVLPEVSKEMLDYIDERSRFIIEESGFYESSFLIKEGLLEKEKFTGLFGFVGLAECVNNLLGATEKKERFGYSDDANALALEIVSTMHKIIANHKTQYAGEFFENTHLLHSQVGIDTDRNESPGCRIPVGEEPEIFEHIMKSAPFHQYCPSGIGDIFVFDETYKSNPEAILDIIKGAFETNLRFFSLYSDTCDVVRVTGYLVKKSEIEKLDKGEQVLRDTTILGKGARDNAKALGRKLRSE, encoded by the coding sequence ATGATATTAGAAACAATAAAGAGTCAAAAAATAACTTTTGAACAAAAGGTTGTTGCTTTAGCTAGATTAGCAGAAGGAAGCATTGAAGTTTTAAATAAAAGTGAAGCCTTAAAAAAATATATAGAAGATGGAATTATCTGTGATTTATTTGAAGGGAATGCTCCTTATAGACCAAGATATATTGTTCCAGATTACGATATATTTATGGAGCAAGGGAGTAAGTTTTTAAATATTGATAAACCTACAAATATTTGGGAAGCTGTTCATGGTTTATTAATTCTTTATAAACATGTTCCATCAATAACAACAATGCCTGTTTATCTAGGAAATATTGATTATTTATTAGAACCTTTTATTAAAGATGAAGACGAAGCATACTTAGCAATAAAATTATTTTTAAAGCATATAGATTCAACAATAACAGATTCTTTCTGTCATGCTAATATAGGGCCAAAAGAAACAAAGGCAGGACTATTAATATTAAAAGCTATGAGAGAATTAGAGTTACCAACACCTAATTTAACAATAAAATATACAGAAGAAACAACAGGTAGAATATCAGTTGAAGCTATAAAGACAGCTTTAGTAACAGCTAAGCCAAGCTTTGCGAATGATAAAATTTTTAGAGATGATTTTAAAGGTGAATATGGAATTGTAAGTTGCTACAATGGTTTAAAAGTTGGAGGGGGAGCTAATACATTAGTTAGAGTAAGATTGGGAGCTTTATCTAAATTAGCTCAATCAAAAGAAGATTTTTTAATAAGAGTTTTACCAGAAGTTTCAAAAGAAATGTTAGATTATATAGATGAAAGATCTAGATTTATTATAGAAGAAAGTGGATTTTATGAAAGTAGTTTTTTAATAAAAGAAGGACTTTTAGAAAAAGAAAAATTTACAGGATTATTTGGTTTTGTAGGACTAGCAGAGTGTGTAAATAATTTATTAGGTGCTACAGAAAAGAAAGAAAGATTTGGTTATTCAGATGACGCAAATGCGTTAGCTCTAGAAATAGTATCTACAATGCATAAAATTATAGCAAATCATAAAACTCAATATGCTGGAGAATTCTTTGAGAATACTCACTTATTACACTCTCAAGTAGGAATAGATACAGATAGAAATGAAAGTCCAGGATGTAGAATTCCAGTTGGAGAAGAACCAGAAATATTTGAGCACATAATGAAATCAGCACCATTCCATCAGTATTGTCCAAGTGGAATTGGAGATATATTCGTATTTGACGAAACATACAAATCTAATCCAGAAGCTATTTTAGATATTATAAAAGGTGCTTTTGAAACAAATTTAAGATTCTTCTCTTTATATAGTGATACATGTGATGTTGTTAGGGTGACAGGATACCTTGTAAAAAAATCAGAGATAGAAAAATTAGATAAGGGAGAACAAGTTTTAAGAGATACTACAATTCTTGGAAAAGGTGCTAGAGATAATGCTAAAGCTTTAGGAAGAAAATTAAGAAGTGAATAG
- a CDS encoding formate--tetrahydrofolate ligase, translating into MKTDIQIAQEANLLKISEIASKLGITEDYYDTYGKYKAKINLSLLDKLSDKKDGKLVLVTAITPTPAGEGKSTVTVGLTQALNKIGVSSVAALREPSLGPVFGMKGGATGGGYSQVIPMEDINLHFTGDFHAIGVAHNLVSACIDNHITQGNSLGIDNTKITWKRVVDMNDRNLRNIVVGLGGKINGYPRQDSFQITVASEIMATLCLSNSLKELKENIGKIVFGYDYNDKPLTINNLKISGAVTALLKEAIKPNLVQTLENTPVIIHGGPFANIAHGCNSILATKLALKLSDVAITEAGFAADLGAEKFLDIKCRKGELNPNCVVIVATVRALKHHGGAKNLTEENLDALKLGLANLDKHIENMKKFNLPVVVAINKFITDTDNEISLIKSHCESLDAPVALCEVWAKGGEGGEELAKLVLEKLEQNNSEYKPLYDLDLSIKDKISKICTEIYGADGVTFSGAANKTIKQLEDLGYGSLPICMSKTQKSISDKANLLGRPSNFTVEIDTIKLAAGAGFIIAMAGGIIDMPGLPKVPAAELIDIDENGVITGLF; encoded by the coding sequence ATGAAAACGGATATACAAATTGCACAAGAAGCTAATTTACTTAAAATTTCTGAAATAGCTTCTAAGCTAGGAATTACTGAAGATTATTACGATACTTATGGAAAGTATAAAGCTAAGATTAACCTTTCTTTATTAGATAAGCTTTCTGATAAAAAAGATGGAAAATTAGTTCTTGTTACCGCTATTACACCTACGCCTGCTGGTGAAGGAAAATCAACAGTAACTGTTGGTTTAACACAGGCTTTGAATAAAATTGGAGTTTCTTCTGTTGCCGCACTTAGAGAACCATCATTAGGACCTGTTTTTGGTATGAAAGGTGGAGCTACTGGTGGAGGATATTCACAAGTTATTCCAATGGAAGATATCAATTTACACTTTACAGGTGATTTTCACGCTATTGGTGTAGCTCACAACCTTGTGTCTGCATGTATTGATAATCATATTACTCAAGGAAATTCTTTAGGAATTGATAATACTAAAATTACTTGGAAAAGAGTAGTTGATATGAATGATAGAAATCTTAGAAATATCGTAGTAGGTCTTGGTGGAAAAATAAATGGATATCCTAGACAAGATTCTTTCCAAATCACTGTTGCTTCAGAAATTATGGCAACTCTTTGCCTTTCAAACTCTTTAAAAGAATTAAAAGAGAATATAGGTAAAATTGTTTTTGGATATGATTACAACGACAAACCTCTAACAATAAATAATTTAAAAATATCTGGTGCTGTTACAGCTCTTTTAAAAGAAGCTATCAAACCAAACCTAGTACAAACTCTAGAGAATACTCCAGTTATAATTCATGGTGGTCCTTTTGCCAATATTGCTCATGGATGTAACTCTATTCTTGCTACTAAATTAGCCTTAAAACTTTCTGACGTTGCTATTACTGAAGCTGGATTTGCTGCAGATTTAGGAGCTGAGAAATTCTTAGATATTAAATGTAGAAAGGGGGAGTTAAATCCAAACTGTGTTGTTATTGTAGCTACAGTTAGAGCTCTTAAGCATCATGGCGGAGCTAAAAATCTTACTGAAGAAAATTTAGACGCTTTAAAATTAGGATTAGCCAACTTAGATAAACACATTGAGAATATGAAAAAGTTTAATTTACCAGTTGTTGTTGCAATAAATAAATTTATAACTGATACTGACAATGAAATTAGCTTAATTAAATCTCACTGTGAAAGTTTAGATGCTCCTGTCGCTCTTTGTGAAGTTTGGGCTAAAGGTGGAGAAGGTGGAGAAGAACTTGCTAAATTAGTTCTAGAAAAATTAGAGCAAAACAACTCTGAATATAAACCACTTTATGATTTAGATCTATCAATTAAAGATAAAATTTCTAAAATATGTACTGAGATTTATGGTGCTGACGGAGTTACTTTCTCTGGGGCTGCCAATAAAACAATAAAACAACTTGAAGACCTTGGTTATGGTTCTCTTCCAATTTGTATGTCAAAAACTCAAAAATCAATTTCTGACAAAGCTAACTTACTTGGAAGACCATCTAATTTCACTGTTGAAATTGATACAATTAAACTTGCTGCCGGAGCTGGATTTATAATTGCTATGGCTGGTGGAATTATTGATATGCCAGGACTTCCTAAAGTTCCAGCTGCTGAACTTATTGATATTGATGAAAATGGAGTTATAACAGGATTATTTTAA